One window of Methylococcus sp. EFPC2 genomic DNA carries:
- a CDS encoding ABC transporter ATP-binding protein: MSPRLELSAVHVTRGAHLVIKGVTLQLPPGMIGCLLGPSGCGKTALFRAIAGFEPVSRGAIHIDGAKVASPLVTVPPEDRLVGVVFQDFALFPHLTVAENIAFGLSEIRSGERQGRIAEMLVLFGLGGAAHCHPYQLTADQQRRLAFARAIAPRPRLLLIDEPFADADAENRLRLAHDLRLMLKEAEMTALLATADQQEAFAAADRIGVMSAGVLQQWADAETLYQQPANRVVAQLIGQGVVLSARVGGAGDLLHTPLGDVLLPESAQAPPLGHYVGILVRPCHVRLSADEKSNATLIRRFYRGADVLYVLRLDSGQEISATAPSCSRYPLGERLHASLDRLTPPILVNLEGRV; the protein is encoded by the coding sequence GTGAGTCCGCGTCTGGAGTTGAGCGCGGTCCACGTGACACGCGGCGCGCATCTGGTGATCAAGGGCGTTACGCTGCAATTGCCGCCGGGGATGATCGGTTGCCTGCTGGGGCCGAGCGGTTGCGGCAAAACGGCCTTATTCAGGGCCATCGCCGGATTCGAGCCGGTTTCGCGGGGAGCCATACACATCGACGGCGCCAAGGTGGCCTCCCCGCTGGTGACCGTGCCTCCCGAGGATAGGCTGGTCGGGGTGGTGTTTCAGGATTTTGCGCTTTTCCCCCATTTGACGGTGGCGGAGAATATCGCATTCGGTCTGAGCGAAATCAGGTCCGGCGAACGGCAGGGGCGCATCGCCGAGATGCTTGTACTCTTCGGGCTGGGCGGGGCGGCGCATTGCCATCCGTATCAATTGACCGCCGATCAGCAGCGTAGGCTGGCCTTCGCGCGTGCCATTGCGCCTAGGCCGCGGCTCCTGCTGATAGACGAGCCTTTCGCCGATGCGGATGCGGAAAACCGATTGCGTCTAGCGCACGATCTGCGTCTGATGCTCAAGGAAGCCGAGATGACCGCTTTGCTGGCGACCGCGGATCAACAGGAGGCATTCGCCGCCGCCGACCGCATCGGCGTGATGTCGGCGGGGGTATTACAGCAATGGGCCGATGCGGAAACCCTTTATCAGCAGCCTGCCAATCGCGTCGTCGCGCAGCTCATCGGTCAGGGCGTGGTGCTGAGCGCACGGGTGGGAGGCGCGGGCGATTTGCTGCACACTCCCCTGGGCGATGTTCTGCTTCCCGAATCGGCGCAGGCGCCGCCCCTGGGTCACTATGTGGGTATCCTCGTACGCCCTTGCCACGTGCGCCTGAGCGCGGACGAGAAGTCCAACGCGACGCTGATCCGCCGGTTTTATCGTGGGGCCGACGTGTTATATGTATTGCGCCTGGACAGCGGGCAGGAAATATCCGCCACAGCCCCTTCCTGCAGCCGCTATCCGCTCGGGGAAAGGCTGCATGCCAGCCTGGACAGGCTTACGCCACCGATATTGGTCAACCTGGAAGGGCGCGTGTGA
- a CDS encoding CDP-alcohol phosphatidyltransferase family protein: MIRARHIPNIISVLRVLLVYPVAHYMLNGRYELALSLFIVAGVSDGLDGFLAKHYHWQSKLGSLLDPLADKLLLLTCFILGAHLGLLPVWVTAAVVARDVVILGGAIAYYLLLHPFEGRPHWTSKLNTFLQLVLIVAVLFEHGVAPLPPLLLSTLTCLVLATTALSGIIYVLIWGRSYWRETRGG; the protein is encoded by the coding sequence ATGATCCGGGCACGCCACATCCCCAATATCATTTCGGTGCTACGCGTGCTGCTGGTCTATCCGGTGGCGCATTACATGCTGAACGGGCGCTACGAACTGGCGCTTTCCCTGTTTATCGTGGCGGGCGTCTCCGACGGCCTCGACGGTTTTCTCGCCAAGCATTACCACTGGCAAAGCAAGCTCGGCTCCCTGCTGGATCCGCTGGCCGACAAGCTGCTACTGCTCACCTGCTTCATCCTGGGTGCGCACCTCGGTCTGCTGCCCGTTTGGGTCACCGCAGCCGTCGTGGCGCGCGACGTGGTCATACTGGGCGGCGCCATCGCCTACTACCTGTTGCTGCATCCCTTCGAAGGCCGTCCGCACTGGACCAGCAAGCTCAATACCTTTCTGCAACTCGTGCTGATCGTCGCCGTATTATTCGAACACGGCGTCGCGCCCTTGCCTCCACTCTTGCTGTCCACTCTGACGTGCCTGGTGCTGGCGACTACGGCGCTCAGCGGCATTATCTACGTCCTCATCTGGGGGCGTAGTTACTGGCGCGAGACGCGCGGCGGCTGA
- the purM gene encoding phosphoribosylformylglycinamidine cyclo-ligase, which translates to MNTTRDPGLSYKSAGVDISAGNALVERIKPVAARTRIPGVLAGLGGFGSLFELPLDRYRQPILVAGTDGVGTKLKLAIDSGRHGGVGIDLVAMCVNDIVVQGAEPLFFLDYYATGKLDVEVAASVIEGIGKGCELAGCALVGGETAEMPGMYPPGEYDLAGFSVGVVEKSRLLDGSRVQPGDVLLGLASSGPHSNGYSLIRKVLERSGAGFDDLLGDKTLGDRLMAPTRIYVKSLLRLLESVEVHAFAHITGGGITENLPRVLPEGSAAAIDLSAWALPAIFGWLKEQGNIEEAEMLRTFNCGVGMIVCVGPEDETRAIATLTEAGEHVFRLGRIEAGPASVAYSGRLQSA; encoded by the coding sequence TTGAATACGACTCGTGACCCAGGTCTTAGTTATAAAAGCGCCGGCGTGGACATCAGCGCCGGCAACGCGTTGGTGGAACGGATCAAGCCCGTCGCGGCACGGACCCGGATCCCCGGCGTACTGGCCGGGCTGGGCGGATTCGGTTCCTTGTTCGAACTGCCGCTCGACCGCTACCGCCAGCCGATACTGGTGGCCGGTACCGATGGCGTCGGCACCAAGCTGAAACTCGCCATAGATTCGGGCCGTCATGGCGGCGTTGGTATCGACCTGGTGGCGATGTGTGTCAACGACATCGTGGTGCAAGGCGCGGAGCCGCTCTTTTTCCTCGACTACTACGCGACCGGCAAACTGGATGTCGAGGTCGCCGCCAGCGTGATCGAAGGCATAGGCAAAGGCTGCGAACTGGCCGGCTGCGCCCTCGTCGGCGGCGAGACGGCCGAGATGCCGGGCATGTATCCGCCCGGGGAATACGATCTGGCCGGTTTCAGCGTCGGTGTGGTGGAAAAGTCCCGCCTGCTCGACGGCAGCCGCGTGCAACCGGGCGATGTGTTGTTGGGCCTGGCGTCTTCCGGGCCGCACTCCAACGGCTATTCCTTGATCCGCAAGGTTTTGGAACGTTCTGGCGCCGGCTTCGACGACCTGCTGGGCGACAAGACGCTGGGCGACCGGCTGATGGCTCCGACCCGCATCTACGTCAAATCCTTGCTGCGTCTATTGGAGTCCGTGGAGGTCCACGCCTTCGCCCATATTACCGGTGGCGGCATCACGGAAAACCTTCCGCGGGTGCTCCCCGAAGGAAGTGCCGCGGCGATCGACCTGTCGGCCTGGGCGTTGCCGGCCATCTTCGGATGGCTGAAGGAGCAGGGCAATATCGAGGAAGCGGAAATGTTGCGTACCTTCAACTGCGGAGTCGGCATGATCGTCTGCGTCGGTCCCGAGGACGAAACGCGCGCGATCGCGACATTGACGGAAGCCGGCGAACACGTGTTCCGCTTGGGCCGGATCGAAGCGGGACCAGCCTCCGTGGCCTACTCCGGCCGGCTCCAGTCGGCATGA
- a CDS encoding glycosyltransferase family 2 protein, protein MELSVVVPVHNEAENLAPLLGEIAQALDGVREYEVVYVDDGSLDDTGSRLLALRTEFPRLRVLRHRRACGQSTALLTGIRAARAPVIATLDGDGQNDPADIPRLWSALMELQTEQPLAMVAGYRKRRQDTGWRRFSSRVANTVRGGLLRDHTPDTGCGLKVFSRELFLRLPYFDHMHRFLPALAQRAGGKVVSVEVNHRPRLAGVSKYGTWQRLWVGIVDLVGVMWLQRRAHLPDIDESEGPLIN, encoded by the coding sequence ATGGAATTGAGTGTCGTGGTGCCGGTGCACAACGAGGCGGAAAATCTCGCCCCGCTGCTCGGCGAAATCGCCCAGGCGCTGGACGGCGTTCGAGAATATGAGGTCGTCTACGTGGACGATGGCAGCCTGGACGATACGGGATCCCGTTTGCTGGCCTTACGCACCGAGTTTCCCCGCTTACGGGTGTTGAGGCACCGGCGGGCCTGCGGCCAGAGCACCGCCTTGCTGACCGGTATCCGCGCGGCGCGCGCGCCGGTGATCGCGACCCTGGATGGTGATGGCCAGAACGATCCGGCGGACATTCCACGCTTATGGTCCGCCCTCATGGAACTGCAGACCGAACAACCGCTCGCGATGGTAGCCGGTTACCGCAAGCGCCGGCAGGACACCGGGTGGCGGCGTTTCTCGTCGCGCGTGGCCAACACCGTACGGGGCGGTTTGCTGCGGGATCACACGCCGGATACGGGATGCGGGCTTAAGGTATTCTCCCGCGAACTCTTTCTACGCCTGCCTTATTTCGATCACATGCATCGCTTCCTGCCGGCCTTGGCTCAGCGCGCGGGCGGCAAGGTCGTTTCAGTGGAAGTCAACCATCGGCCACGCCTGGCCGGGGTGTCCAAATACGGCACCTGGCAACGGCTATGGGTAGGCATCGTCGACCTGGTCGGGGTCATGTGGCTGCAGAGACGGGCCCACCTTCCAGACATCGACGAATCGGAAGGCCCCTTGATCAACTAG